One region of Agelaius phoeniceus isolate bAgePho1 chromosome W unlocalized genomic scaffold, bAgePho1.hap1 SUPER_W_unloc_1, whole genome shotgun sequence genomic DNA includes:
- the LOC143692524 gene encoding olfactory receptor 14C36-like gives MSNSSSIRHFLLLALADTWQLQLLHFCLLLGISLAALLGNGLIISAVACGRHLHTPMFFFLLNLALADLGSICTTVPKAMHNSLWDTSNISYKGCAAQVFFFVFFLSAELSLLTVMCYDRYVSICKPLHYGTLLGSRACAHMAAAAWASAFLNALMHTANTFSLPLCHGNALGQFFCEIPPILKLSCSHSNLRELGLIGGSLSLGLGCFVFIVFSYVQIFRAVLRIPSEQGRHKAFSTCLPHLAVVSLFLSTVMFAYLKPPSISSLSLDLSVSVLYSVVPPALNPLIYSLRNQELKDALRKMMTLSLQKQ, from the coding sequence atgtccaacagcagctccatcaggcacttcctgctgctggcattggcagacacgtggcagctgcagctcctgcacttctgcctcttgctgggcatctccctggctgccctcctgggcaacggcctcatcatcagcgccgtagcctgcggccgccacctgcacacgcccatgttcttcttcctgctcaacctggccctcgctgacctgggctccatctgcaccactgtccccaaagccatgcacaattccctctgggacaccagcaacatctcctacaaaggatgtgctgctcaagtatttttctttgtgttcttcctgtcagcagagctttccctctTGACTGTCATGTGCtatgaccgctacgtgtccatctgcaaacccctgcactacgggaccctcctgggcagcagagcttgtgcccacatggcagcagctgcctgggccagtgcctttctcaatgctctcatgcacacggccaatacattttccctgcccctgtgccatggcaatgcccttggccagttcttctgtgaaatccccccaatcctcaagctctcctgctcacactcaaacCTCAGGGAACTTGGTCTCATTGGGGGTAGTCTTAGTTTAGGTTTGGGCTGTTtcgtgttcattgttttctcctatgtgcagatcttcagggctgtgctgaggatcccctctgagcagggacggcacaaagccttttccacctgcctccctcacctggctgtggtttctctgttcctcagcactgtcatgtttgcctacctgaagcccccctccatctctTCCCTATCCCTGGATCTGTCAGTCTctgttctgtactcggtggtgcctccagccctgaaccccctcatctacagcctgaggaaccaggagctcaaggatgCCCTGAGAAAAATGATGACTTTATCTCTTCAGAAACAATAA